The nucleotide window CCATGTATGCCTGGTTTCCTGCAAAGTCCTTAAGCAGAGCCTGGTGTTAAGACATGTGAGCTGAATGAATGATGCAGGTGGCATGAAGGTAGACAGTGTGCAAATTTCCTGTTTCCCTTATCAGATGTCCTGCTAAGTCACAGGAAGGTGACGAATGCAAGGACAGTCCTAGGAGTGTGCCaggctgtcccctccctgggtTGTGAAAGCAGCAGAGGGCTCCAGCCTGCATGACAAACCCAGCCACAGGATAAAAGTGCTCCTACCTTGGGCTCCTCACCTGCAGCATCCTCAGGAACAGCTTCATCCTGCCTCCTCTGTATCTGGTGAGTGTCCCCTCAGCTGGGAGCTTTGGGAAGACAAGCCCAGATATGATCAGAACCAGCAGGAGGGGACCCAGACAGgggcagcagtgggggagggggtggtggtgagggaaagagccactgaggcacctgTCAGGGGGCTGTGAACCCTCAAAGCCACAGGTCTTCAGGATTCCTTCCATTCTTGTTCTGAGTATGTGGTCAGGGGTGCACACAGACCTATCTGGTGTCTAAGTGTGCATGTCCTCTCCGTGTCCCCATGTCCGTCCCACACAGCTTGGCTTAGGAAGAAGCTTGGTCATGAGGACAAGTGTTTGACAAAACCCAGAGGGAAGGGACTTTTGTCTGAAGCTTCTGTGttcacataaaaaaatgtttcttttatttgttccaGATCAACCTCCTGCCGCAATGTCCTGCCAGCAGAGCCAGCAGCAGTGCCAGCCTCCTTCCACGTGCCCCCCATCGCCCAAGTGCCCCCCGAagagcccagcacagtgcttgcccccagcccccaccagctGTGCTCCAGGCTCCGGGGGCAGCTGTGGCCTCAGCTCCGGGGGTGACTGCTGCCTAGGCCACCGCAGGCGCCACGGATCCCATGGATGCCGGCGCCACAG belongs to Felis catus isolate Fca126 chromosome C1, F.catus_Fca126_mat1.0, whole genome shotgun sequence and includes:
- the LOC109503120 gene encoding late cornified envelope protein 3D-like, coding for MSCQQSQQQCQPPSTCPPSPKCPPKSPAQCLPPAPTSCAPGSGGSCGLSSGGDCCLGHRRRHGSHGCRRHSSSSCDGGSALQSGGSGCGHGSVGGC